A genomic segment from Gracilinanus agilis isolate LMUSP501 chromosome 1, AgileGrace, whole genome shotgun sequence encodes:
- the ELOF1 gene encoding transcription elongation factor 1 homolog, producing MGRRKSKRKPPPKKKMTGTLETQFTCPFCNHEKSCDVKMDRARNTGVISCTVCLEEFQTPITYLSEPVDVYSDWIDACEAANQ from the exons ATGGGCCgaagaaaatcaaagagaaagcCTCCTCCCAAGAAGAAAATGACTGGCACATTGGAGACTCAGTTTACTTGTCCCTTCTGCAATCACGAAAAGTCTTGTGATGTAAAGAT GGATCGAGCACGCAACACTGGTGTTATATCCTGTACAGTGTGCTTGGAAGAATTTCAGACTCCTATCACAT ATCTGTCAGAACCTGTCGATGTATACAGTGACTGGATAGATGCCTGTGAAGCAGCCAATCAGTAG